A window of Cyclopterus lumpus isolate fCycLum1 chromosome 10, fCycLum1.pri, whole genome shotgun sequence genomic DNA:
GTGATGGTTAGTGCAATCAGCCAACGAGAGCTGAGGAGTGAGAGGATTCGCTTCATGAACAGGAATAAAAAGCTATATTTATTCCATCCAGACAACACCCCCCTGCGGTCCAGTCTGGTGGCCGAGGGCCATTGTGGTGGAGCTGTTCAGAGAGGAGCCGGAGGAGGAGCTGGGCCTTCGCATCGTGGGGGGGAAAGACACACCGCTGGGGAACATAGTCATCCCAGGAGATTATCCGGGACTCGCTAGCAGCTCGTGATGGCAGACTGGCCCCAGGGGACCACATCTTAGAGGTGAGAGTGACTCAAAAATGAAAACGAGGAAAGTCAAGTATTCATCTTTTCTTCATCGTGGGAATTCAGAGGTATCATGGGTGGGGTAGCGTGACCCTGTTCAGTTAAGCATATTTGTGTAAACACCTTTGCAGCAGGGCATGGGAAAGTAGATATTCAAGATAAACAAGTTTTAGCTCCATGGTAACAAGGTGTGGTAAATATTCCCGGGTCAATGTAAGCAGCTTTACCTGGTTGTTGTCACGGATTGACTTGGCACCTTTCTGTTTGAGAGGGCCAGTGTTGAATATGAAGGAGACTCACTCTGACGTTTTTGAATGAGTTATTAATAAACTAGGTGGAGAGGGCACACCTCCCGGCTACGCGTGAGAAATGTAATGTGTATCTGTCCCCAGATTAAGATCCGCTCCACAATTGAATGGGTTCTTCCCTTGGCCTCGCTTGCTTGGCACACCTGTCCAGCATTGTTATGGATCCCACTGCTTTTCTTTGCAAGACCCCGCCCAGTGTAGCATTCAAGCACTAGGAATGGCCAGGTGTCCATGCTCACCATGGTACAGGTAACCTGATTTGTTCAGGTCTCTGCCCTGACCAATGGGCTAGCCTGGCTCTTACTACTTGAGGTCAATGCTAACTTTAACAGTTTGCCTCAACCAGCTACATCTGGCATAATTAAGCACCTGTGTCATGACTACGGGCCTGTAGTTTTTCCGCTTTATTCCATATCCCAGAGCCCAATGTCACGTGTGTTTTTGTCCAAACCACATCTTTAGTATACAAGTAAGAACCTGGATGTCATCAAAGTGTTTGTCATCTCAGAGGAGAATGGAAGTGCAGACTATAAATGAAGATTTTAATAAATTGTGGTTTCCTCTTTTCCAACATTGTCCTCCTTGTGTTCTACCCTCCAGTTCTGCTGGAATGTGGTATCGCTGTAAACCGAGATCATAGAATATTTCAGCTGTGGCTCTGGGCATCCCTGCTTCAGTGTGTCCTCCAAAATGTTGCCAACCAATCCCAAACCTggggatgaaaacaaaaacctgcTGTCCAACATGCTGCCTTCAGGATGTGGAAACATTAGCTGCAGTTCTTTTGGCTTTGTGGAAAGCTGGTGGATGTAAAGAGATACAGTGACACAATCTTAGTCTTACTCTTGAATCAATGCCAATTTCACATCAGATTTGTGACGGCCAAAAATCAACTTTGACAGGATCTTATGTTAAACAGAAAGGGCAAGCTGACGATACTTTGCCATTAGTATCTGCTTGAGTTCTGATTTATTCTGATGCAGGAAATACAGTTCTGATATAAATGTCCGACATGTAGGATGGCACAAATTGAAACGGAGCTTTTAGTTTTAACAACGTCAATTCACACCTGATGTTAACGCAATAATCTTGGAAGACAACTAACAAAATGAGTTCATCCTGTTTCTCTGCTCACGAAAAACACGTTTAATAACTTTCAATAGAAGCAGCATCCACTTACAGCGTGTACTGCAATATGCTGCTGCACCGCTGACTGCTGTTTGTTCTCTCTGTGGTGTCTCCAGGTGAACGATGTCAGCCTGGCTTCAGTCCCCCACGCCCGAGCCATCTCAGTGCTTCGCCAGCCTTCCCTCCTGCGGCTCACGGTTATGCAGGAGAAAGGTTTTAAGTCAAGGGATCCACGGTCTGATCATCACACTTCCCCTTGCACCACTTCCACTGCCTCCCAGCCCTCTCCCAGTCCCCATGGCAACGCTACCTCCAATCACAACCCCGGCACGGTCCTGCAGGTGACGCTAATGAAGAATCAGCGCACCGAACCGCTCGGCATCAAACTCATACGCAAATCGGATGAGAGCGGGGTTTTCATCCTGGACCTGCTGTCAGGTGGTTTAGCAGCCAAAGATGGAAAACTGAAGAACAATGACAAGGTGTTGGCCATCAATGGACATGACCTGAGGCACGGTACACCTGAGAGCGCTGCCCAGATCATACAGGTATATAAGCCCATTAACGACAAGTGACAATCTACAGTAGCAAAGACCATTTTCTAAAGCATGCCATATATTTAAAGACTGATGCCCTTTCTTCCAGGCTGAggttattttgaaaatgtaattattgcagTAACATAGTTCTGAGCATGAACTAGTTTGAACTCATCTACGTTCGTACATTTGAAGAATTACAGACAGATTTTGGTCGATGGTactaattaacttttttttcatttacatttttcaatcaAACCGAGGCTGAGAAacgatgaaaacaaacaatataaaaacatggacATTCTGAAAAGGAGAATGTGAATTATGtagttaaaacataaaaagacgAGTCAGTTGTTTGGGTTTCTCACAAGCACTTGAATGCAGAAAAAAGAGACTTTCACtgcttttaattacatttacaatgatgTGTTTACCCAACAAATATGCCAATTATAAAATCTATTGTTGTAATAGTGTCAGTAAGGGGAGAGGTCACGGGGTCACCACATTCATTCAAAATGTCGTAGCTTTTTGGATAGTTCTTGTCCGGATATGTTGCTCGAAAGGGAGAAGTGAAAGATGGGTCAATATTGCCACAGACTCCACTGCCAGCATGATAAAAATAgtgtcaaatatattattaaccAAAAGCTGCTGGAAAAGTAGCCAATTGTCAAGCTGACAACTCAATGATTATGGCTTGGAAAATGGTCGTTCGTAATATAAAGGATATGTTGttgataacaaaacacattgaaaaCTTCAATCAGGGACACTGCAATTCATAATTCACAAAAattgttttgtatgtatttgcTGTGGTCTTAatggctttttgtgtgtgtgcatttaggCGAGTGAGGTGCGCGTGAACTTTGTGGTGATGAGACCTGCAGACACTCAGGAAGAAGGAGGCAGCGGCAGAGAGCACAGCAGAGCAACCAGGAGGGCGCCTGAGCCGCAGTACTTCAAGCGCCGGTCCACCTACATGAAGGTAATAGACAAAAATTCCACACTAACTAACGCGCAAACAACTTTTTGAATCCACATTTACTTTGGCCCTTGCCAGCTGTTTGCCGCTGGAATTCAAACTTCCTTTTCACACCACTAACCACCAGGTGCGCAGAATCTTACACACTTTATATGTTTCTGTTTACACAGTGTAATTGTGACAATTGCTCCTTTGTCAGTCACACTCAGTTGTACCATACACAGTCACTAAAAAGAatagcccccccaccccagttAGGGGTGAGAAGCTTTGGGAGCAGACACCTGCATCGTGAGCGGAGATGAAAGCCCTTCTCCGGGCCTCCCTCTGTCCTGATCAAAAGGCCTGGGGTGCTGCTCATTCTGCCGCTACGGGGCcactgtcttgttgttttttggttgtttctTTGGGTGGAAGAGGATCAAAGCTGGTAACAGTTAGCTTTTGCCTGCAGAGTCAAGCCTTTTCGTCTTGCTGGGGGGGATGTGTTCCCtgctgaggggaggaagagccccctcctccccccagcTTCCCCTCTGATGGTTTACAGACTCCACAGAGAAACAAGGAGGCTGGTTGAAGCTGTCATTTTCCACACATCTTTTCCACTACGAGAGCTTAGTGTTGATCCTCACACGTTACGTCTACCCTTACCTCTCAGCTCCTTCTCAAATGTTTCACATTTGTTTCTACGAGTGGTTTTGTGAGAGGAATCAATTAAGTCAAAGGATCCTGGAGAggctcaagtgtgtgtgttttgtcaaacAAAATAAGTGAAACATGGCCTCCTGAACGAGGTCAGCATGATCTCAAAACTCCATACGGTGTGTTTGTCATTTCTTAGTATTAATTTGTTCATTGTTCCTAAAGGATCCTCCAGGTGGGTTTTCCAGCCAGGAGAAGACTGTGAGTCTGAAGAAGGAGCCTCGGCTCTCCCTGGGCATCACCATCGCCGGGGGGAGGGACTGTCGCAGCCGTCTGCCCGTTTACATCACGAGTGTGCAGCCTGTCGGCTGTCTTCACCGAGATGGCACCATCAAAAGAGGTACAAAGCAGCATCTGGTGATGTGTGATTTTTACGTTCAAGAAGGAATTCGTACTGAAAGCTTTATTATACCTTGCAGTTTTGTCTTTgtagtgttgttattattggtgGCGAAGACTACATCAaattaggttttttttattttgtatttaataatttGGCTTTACAATAAcaaaattgtgaaaaatgtatGCTATATTTAGTCTTTAGTCGTTAatcttttgtatattttctCATTATATTCACATTACTCGTAACATTTGAGAAACGAACCAGCCCATTTGtggtatttttttaatcaaagaaatGACTAAAACAATTCCTTTATAAAATAGTTGCTGATTCATTTTTGTCGATCAACATATCAATGTGTTTGATCATCTGTTGCAACTCTAATTCTGTCTTAATGTGCAGGAAGGAGTGTAATTCTTAactgtgtgtgaatattttaataaatacccTGAACTCTGCAAGAATGGGAAACCATTTCTCGTCTTACGTCCACATTAAGCTGTTTAAATTTGTAATTGCATCCTTTTGTCTCCGTTTCATCCCTCGTCGAgacatttttttcctcccaaaACCAAAATTCCAAATCGGTTTCACACGAAAAAGGCAGTTTTCAGACTTTGACAGCTTGATTTTGAAGTTTCTACAACAGAGATCCTCTTAGATACAATGTCTGTTTCCTCAGGCGACGTTCTGCTGAGCATCAACGGTGTCGATCTGACCCAGTTGACCTACAACGAGGCAGTTTCTGTGCTGAAGACTCAGACAGCTCAGTCCCAGGTGGCGCTCCGTGTCATCCAAACCCTCTCAGAGGACTCAGAGGAGGACGTTGAGGCTGCCAACAAGGAAGAACTGGACACTGTGGACGACCCACGAGACGACGCCTTCAACTGGACACCCCTGTGGACTCGCTGGCTGGGATTACCAAGGTAGAGCCTGAATTCTGTTCCTCCACTTCAAGTGCATTCAGTTcatttggatgtgaaagactgaCTTTGCATTTGTTCGTCTCAGTCCCATGCACTGGTGTCGGGACATCGTCCTGCAGAAGACCAACAACGAGAGCTGGGGCTTCAGTATCGTCGGCGGCTACGAGGAGAGCCACGGCCAGCAGCCTTTCTTCATCAAAACCATTGTGCCTGGTACACCTGCTCACTTTGACGGACGCCTCAAGTAAGTGCAGCCCAGCTTGACTCCCACATGGCATCTTTTCATCCCTCTCAACATTAATGGTCTGTGGTTCCCTCCAGATGCGGTGATGAAATTGTGGCAGTGAATGGAGCCACAACAGTGGGAATGAACAACTCCTCTCTCATCCCCATGCTGAAGCTGCAGAAGAATAAAGTCACACTGACTGTGGTGTCCTGGCCCGGAAGTCTTGTGTAGaaaaacacacctgcacagTCACTCTCTATTCTTTCTGTCACCCTCGTTAATTgttcacagtacacacagattCTTGGCTGGGCCGCTCACTGTCACTTTCATATGTGACTCATTGTTAGGTTACATTGATGTTCAATCTGTGTAATGCTGAACATATTGCTTGAGAACCATCCTGTGTACAATAGAAATTACTTTCCCAATCTCAGCAGGCTGTTGGTTTCAGTGTCCTCTCACACTCAAAGGACAGATGTTTGCACAGAATGGGATTTATCAGGGTGCAAAAATTATGACAATCAGTGAATAATATTGTGTGGACAAACTGGAAGGAtggttgttgttatttttaaacaacTTTTTCTGAATACATCATTTTGCTTTCCTGTTAAATAATGGCATCATTGGAGTGATTCACATAAACAACATCCGAAGATGAAATGTAGTGCTCACGATATATATTTAGACAGTTGAGATGAAGAATTATGTATTTAATCTACCACATATGACAAAAATGGTTGCTGATATATAGACTCATGCCAAAGACAGAAAAATCATCCTGTCCTGTAGCTTTTGTACCACGTGATTTTATCAACTTAATTCACACTTTCAAAATGTGCATCAGAATGATGAAGCAATGACGTAGATTCACTTCAATTGAGTCAAAGTGACATTAAAGGTCAAATCAACAGCTGCAGCTACAAAAAGAGACTTTGGTTTTAACAGGGAGGATTCCTGCATAGAGCTTTTAATCAGAATTATATTGGTAGGAAACAGCTTTGGCCCCGGTTTCTTTTCTGTTCGTCGTTGATGTTGGTGAATTACGCAACAGGAAATAAACTTGTATATTGTTGTTTAAACTGTGAGCTGGTCTATAGAAGCATTATGTAATACCGAATGACTTTGATGAGCGTGTGCCTTGTAGACATTGAAGGACAAACCAGAATGTATACTTGCCTTAAATTTCCACTGTACCAAAATGTGTTTCCCATTATTATTTCCTCACATTATTTACTGAATTTCAAAGGAGAACCGCTTTGTATAGATAAATGTGTGTTACCTTGTTCTTTTGTGTCAACACGTTCCCAGTGGCCTTTCTTGTGCTTCAATTGAGACAAGACTTATTGAATGATTCAGAATTAGTTTTCGAGATTGGCAGTGGAATAGTGTATACAGTTGATGTGTGTATTAGCCCGTCCACTGTTGTATCATGTTCAATAAAATCATAACAATCATGCTGTTCTGTTTATTGTGGGGTAGAAGAGAACATTTTTCAGATTCACAATTTGTCCTcggcacacaaaaaaaaaatcctcaagTGTCTGTAAAATGGTAAAGAAGAACATGCCATGTTCCCtgataaaataaaagtatttaatgaATGTGCAGATGATTAAACACATTTACTGGCAGAAATGTCTAATAAACTGTTCAGACTGTTCATGGCTCAGTCTGACACCTAGTGGACAGAAACTGTAAAGAATACAGAAGTGATCCAGGTTTTTTCCTATTTTAGTctctgaaaatatttttttctaaattcaaCTTTGGTTCAGCAGTCCTATGTACATGCACAATTAAAAATGGCTCGTAAACAAACAAGACCGTCGTGGAAGAAGCACTCAGATCCTCTACCcaaatatttgatcaaattctgttttacttaagtaaaagcaCATATATATTAGCCAAAATATTCAAAGCAAAATCATTCTTATTGCAGGACAAGTTACAACTTTATCCTTCTGACTGGTGACCTCATA
This region includes:
- the lnx2b gene encoding LOW QUALITY PROTEIN: ligand of Numb protein X 2b (The sequence of the model RefSeq protein was modified relative to this genomic sequence to represent the inferred CDS: inserted 1 base in 1 codon; deleted 2 bases in 2 codons), producing the protein MATTETKVAGSVSTAGLSWARVCKECGQQHEGLDCHLYEYQDEVDDELVCHICLQPLLRPMDTPCGHTYCFHCLSNFLKEQDFCPVDRLRLQLHQCRPSSLLVRNLLDKLTVMCPHSTECQQQMQRCELQPHLHNRCPVFRRLREEAEKRKRPSWNELKGRKSDGESSDDAKHSATQSRNPPEISXEPGLINPAYEESEEDNTPLRSSLVAEAIVVELFREEPEEELGLRIVGGKDTPLGNIVIQEIIRDSLAARDGRLAPGDHILEVNDVSLASVPHARAISVLRQPSLLRLTVMQEKGFKSRDPRSDHHTSPCTTSTASQPSPSPHGNATSNHNPGTVLQVTLMKNQRTEPLGIKLIRKSDESGVFILDLLSGGLAAKDGKLKNNDKVLAINGHDLRHGTPESAAQIIQASEVRVNFVVMRPADTQEEGGSGREHSRATRRAPEPQYFKRRSTYMKDPPGGFSSQEKTVSLKKEPRLSLGITIAGGRDCRSRLPVYITSVQPVGCLHRDGTIKRGDVLLSINGVDLTQLTYNEAVSVLKTQTAQSQVALRVIQTLSEDSEEDVEAANKEELDTVDDPRDDAFNWTPLWTRWLGLPSPMHWCRDIVLQKTNNESWGFSIVGGYEESHGQQPFFIKTIVPGTPAHFDGRLKCGDEIVAVNGATTVGMNNSSLIPMLKLQKNKVTLTVVSWPGSLV